From the candidate division KSB1 bacterium genome, one window contains:
- a CDS encoding lactate racemase domain-containing protein, giving the protein MLIGKGSPHELLRAAQVLELCAQAFESRSLTGKRILAIIPDNTRSAPIDLMFRTVYQLLADRVARLDFLIALGTHPPLSEAGISQRLGLGNGELRTRYAKARIFNHAWNDAQQLARLGTIAADTVAEISNGMMHEPVTITINKMIFDYDLLMIIGPTFPHEVVGFSGGNKYLFPGIAGREIIDMFHWLGALITSPVIIGTKHTPVRRVVDRAAAFVPVERMCLALVVKGSDLAGLYIGTPEEAWSAAADLSREIHIIYKERPFAKVLSCAPAMYNDLWVGGKCTYKLEPVVTDGGELIIYAPHIREISVSHGDEIRRIGYHVRDYFLKQMDKFRDVPGGILAHATHVKGVGTFENGIEKPRINVVLATQIPAEVCRSINLGYRDPAAIKIEEWQDREDEGILFVPKAGEILYRLRDDPFKQHA; this is encoded by the coding sequence ATGCTCATCGGCAAAGGCTCGCCACACGAACTGCTCCGGGCGGCGCAGGTTTTGGAATTATGCGCGCAGGCATTTGAAAGCCGCAGTCTCACCGGCAAGCGCATTCTCGCGATCATTCCCGACAACACGCGCAGCGCGCCCATCGACCTGATGTTCCGCACCGTTTATCAGTTGCTCGCCGATCGCGTCGCGCGTTTGGATTTTCTCATCGCGCTCGGCACCCATCCGCCGTTGTCCGAGGCCGGCATCAGCCAGCGGCTCGGCCTGGGCAACGGGGAATTGCGCACCCGATATGCCAAAGCGCGCATCTTCAACCACGCCTGGAATGATGCGCAGCAACTTGCCCGCCTCGGCACGATTGCCGCGGACACAGTAGCGGAGATTTCCAACGGCATGATGCACGAGCCGGTCACGATCACCATCAACAAAATGATTTTCGATTATGATCTGCTGATGATCATCGGGCCGACTTTTCCGCACGAGGTGGTGGGTTTTTCCGGCGGCAACAAATATCTCTTTCCCGGCATCGCGGGCAGGGAAATCATCGACATGTTTCACTGGCTGGGCGCGCTCATCACCAGTCCGGTGATCATTGGGACAAAGCACACGCCGGTGCGGCGGGTCGTCGATCGCGCCGCGGCATTCGTGCCGGTTGAGCGGATGTGTCTGGCCCTGGTGGTGAAAGGCAGTGATCTCGCCGGTTTGTACATCGGCACACCGGAGGAAGCGTGGAGCGCGGCGGCCGATCTGTCGCGGGAGATTCACATCATTTACAAAGAGCGGCCTTTTGCAAAAGTTCTCTCCTGCGCGCCGGCGATGTACAACGACTTGTGGGTGGGCGGCAAATGCACTTACAAACTGGAACCCGTGGTCACCGACGGCGGCGAGCTGATCATTTATGCGCCGCACATCAGGGAGATTTCCGTGTCACACGGCGATGAGATCCGGCGTATCGGCTATCACGTGCGCGATTATTTTTTGAAGCAGATGGACAAGTTTCGCGACGTGCCCGGTGGCATACTGGCGCACGCCACGCATGTGAAGGGAGTGGGAACGTTCGAGAACGGCATCGAAAAACCGCGCATAAACGTCGTGCTCGCCACGCAGATTCCCGCGGAGGTGTGCCGCAGCATCAATCTCGGCTATCGCGATCCGGCTGCGATCAAAATCGAAGAATGGCAGGATCGCGAAGACGAAGGCATTCTCTTCGTTCCCAAAGCCGGTGAGATTCTTTATCGTTTGCGGGATGATCCTTTCAAGCAGCATGCATAA
- a CDS encoding gluconokinase, whose protein sequence is MIIILMGVTGCGKTTIGRQLAQELNWPFYDADDFHPAANVEKMRAGIPLTDEDREPWLLTLQNLIREKLNAGQSGVLACSALKQKYRDCLRVDPVQVRFVFLRGDFDTIARRLAARTNHYMNPNLLASQFEALEEPADARAVDIAQPPAAIVARILSELQLRQPNT, encoded by the coding sequence ATGATCATTATTCTGATGGGCGTCACTGGTTGCGGCAAGACCACGATCGGCCGGCAACTGGCGCAGGAGCTGAACTGGCCGTTTTACGATGCTGACGATTTTCATCCGGCCGCCAATGTGGAAAAAATGCGCGCCGGCATTCCTCTGACGGATGAAGATCGTGAACCCTGGCTGCTGACGCTGCAAAATTTGATTCGCGAAAAGTTGAACGCCGGTCAGTCCGGCGTCCTGGCATGTTCGGCGCTGAAACAAAAATACCGCGACTGCTTGCGGGTCGATCCGGTGCAGGTGCGCTTCGTTTTTTTGCGGGGCGATTTCGACACCATCGCCCGGCGGCTGGCCGCACGCACGAATCATTACATGAATCCCAATCTGCTCGCCAGCCAGTTTGAAGCGTTGGAAGAGCCGGCCGACGCGCGCGCCGTCGATATTGCACAACCTCCCGCGGCCATCGTGGCGCGGATCCTGTCGGAGTTGCAGTTGCGGCAGCCGAATACCTGA
- a CDS encoding alpha-amylase family glycosyl hydrolase: MRRLVLGVGVGLLLSWQQAALPQDFMLQGWYWNYPGTADGYVWADTLSAKAQALANAGFTYVWLPPLSRASFGQTSNGYDPKDLFDLGEFGGGPTRFGTRTDVNDLLATFNTYGIKAVADMIYNHRDGGKAENNPSVEGWIENYTAAKVNAGDQPYPSDRYRCILPIGGATGRGTGTYYFKFKSASEHSNFYNKPYKIYMQTNVVGYQGQPPQNESEPNGGGGCGEPNNVIALGIDMQANIDALGCKIDEFALTLGSSDFNAAGDTIWIYTSNSSGYTDHYVYEVWYNGSNHQSAIKYQTYTDFTSMPSGRGDMNHTNFKPNGNPTCLCGDWDYMYFFYDYDQTVPSTRDTLFAWTRWMWSNVGIRGLRMDAVKHFTPQFVGDLLDNLHANGMDPGMVVGEWFDSNSYILKDWVDDVKSYMDAGTQAAIKPRVFDFALRDALEKACDLYGYDARHVFTSSIVDAQGVSGDYAVTFVNNHDFRDPGQPVDNDPILAYAYTLTNNQLGVASVFYPDYYSSLKGKIDQLIEIHRNYIYGASSRDYLSRIGTPYSATYTGGYPNTTLLYQLRGAVSGRDVIVAINFAGEQLKVTHGVNTTSLPVGATLVDVVGNSTTAVLTVNVSSQVYLELPARSYAVWVEDGGSWAQAGVSGLGSTYTFNEVDMLDKDTGWAVATSGKIAKTTNGGLNWSAVTSGTSNALYGVKAVDANTVVVVGASNTIRRTTNGGSSWVSVAPSMSPTPIWRKVDGIGNTLYAVGYVTSGSRRVRVVRSTDGGATWTRIDGGTMGSTSTSSSTAFYGIDVVTADIVYICGTYATGGNSIYFTSNGTSASPTWSGTATASPFYSITMINSTWGYAVGSSSKYYQTTNGTTFSSVASSGLPSGMSVWDVSWNANTQRLYLAGFTGSSGSYVPRIYRTGVMTSSAASDVVTAMTVNLPSNSRLYSLDAETSSAASGGDKTQIAYYGALGVVKQAAPADAEVATAPVTAYELLANYPNPFNPTTTITYQIPQPGRVTLQIFNMLGQVVRTLVDAEVAAGAHTVVWDGRDSEGGQVASGVYLYRLQADKVVLTRKMLLAK; encoded by the coding sequence ATGAGAAGACTCGTGTTGGGCGTCGGGGTGGGTTTGTTGTTGAGTTGGCAGCAAGCGGCACTGCCACAAGACTTCATGCTGCAGGGCTGGTATTGGAATTATCCCGGCACGGCCGATGGCTACGTGTGGGCGGACACGCTCAGCGCCAAAGCACAGGCGCTGGCGAACGCGGGATTTACTTACGTTTGGCTGCCGCCGCTCTCTCGCGCCAGTTTTGGCCAGACCAGCAACGGCTATGATCCGAAAGATTTATTCGATCTCGGTGAATTTGGCGGCGGCCCGACACGCTTCGGCACGCGCACTGACGTCAACGATCTCCTCGCCACTTTCAACACCTATGGCATCAAGGCTGTCGCGGACATGATTTACAACCACCGTGACGGCGGCAAGGCGGAAAACAATCCTTCTGTCGAAGGCTGGATTGAAAACTACACTGCCGCGAAAGTGAATGCCGGCGATCAACCCTATCCTTCGGATCGCTATCGCTGCATTTTGCCCATCGGCGGCGCCACCGGCCGCGGCACGGGCACATATTATTTCAAATTCAAATCCGCCTCCGAGCATTCCAATTTTTACAACAAGCCCTACAAGATTTACATGCAAACCAATGTCGTCGGCTATCAGGGCCAGCCGCCGCAAAATGAATCCGAGCCGAACGGCGGCGGCGGCTGCGGTGAGCCGAACAATGTGATCGCGTTGGGCATCGACATGCAGGCCAACATCGACGCGCTCGGCTGCAAAATCGACGAGTTCGCGCTCACGCTCGGCAGCAGCGATTTCAACGCCGCCGGCGACACGATTTGGATCTACACCAGCAACTCCAGCGGCTACACCGATCATTACGTGTATGAAGTTTGGTACAACGGCAGCAATCATCAAAGCGCGATCAAGTATCAAACCTACACCGATTTCACCAGCATGCCCAGCGGCCGCGGCGACATGAATCACACCAATTTCAAACCCAACGGCAATCCCACCTGTCTCTGCGGCGATTGGGATTACATGTACTTTTTCTACGATTATGATCAAACCGTGCCGAGCACGCGCGATACGTTGTTTGCGTGGACGCGCTGGATGTGGAGCAACGTCGGCATTCGCGGTTTGCGCATGGATGCGGTCAAGCATTTCACGCCGCAATTCGTCGGCGACCTGCTCGATAATTTGCACGCGAATGGCATGGATCCCGGCATGGTGGTGGGTGAATGGTTCGATTCGAACTCCTACATCCTCAAAGACTGGGTGGATGATGTGAAGAGTTACATGGATGCCGGCACGCAGGCTGCGATCAAGCCGCGGGTGTTCGATTTCGCGCTGCGCGATGCCCTGGAGAAGGCCTGTGATCTTTATGGCTATGATGCGCGCCATGTGTTCACCTCCAGCATTGTCGATGCCCAGGGCGTGAGCGGCGATTATGCGGTGACCTTCGTCAACAATCACGACTTTCGCGATCCCGGCCAGCCGGTGGACAACGATCCGATTCTCGCCTACGCCTACACGCTCACCAACAACCAGCTCGGCGTGGCCAGTGTGTTCTATCCGGATTACTACAGCAGTCTCAAAGGCAAAATCGACCAGCTCATCGAGATTCACAGGAATTACATCTATGGCGCGAGCAGCCGCGATTATCTCAGCCGCATCGGCACACCCTACAGCGCCACCTACACCGGCGGCTATCCCAACACGACGCTGCTTTATCAATTGCGCGGCGCGGTTTCCGGACGCGATGTGATCGTCGCCATCAACTTTGCCGGCGAGCAGCTCAAAGTCACGCATGGCGTCAACACTACGAGCTTGCCGGTTGGCGCGACGCTGGTCGATGTTGTAGGCAATTCCACCACCGCTGTGTTGACCGTTAATGTCAGCAGTCAGGTGTATCTCGAACTGCCGGCGCGCAGCTATGCGGTGTGGGTGGAGGATGGCGGCAGTTGGGCGCAAGCCGGGGTCAGTGGTTTGGGTTCAACTTACACGTTCAACGAAGTTGACATGCTCGACAAAGACACGGGTTGGGCGGTGGCGACGAGCGGCAAGATTGCAAAAACCACCAACGGCGGTCTCAACTGGAGTGCAGTGACGAGCGGCACGTCGAACGCTTTGTACGGCGTCAAGGCAGTCGATGCCAATACGGTGGTGGTGGTCGGCGCGAGCAACACCATTCGCCGCACGACAAATGGCGGCAGTTCGTGGGTTTCGGTGGCGCCGAGCATGTCACCAACGCCGATTTGGCGCAAAGTCGATGGCATCGGCAACACGCTCTATGCCGTCGGTTACGTCACTTCCGGCTCGCGACGCGTGCGCGTGGTGCGCTCCACCGATGGCGGTGCGACCTGGACGCGCATTGACGGCGGCACGATGGGCAGCACCAGTACGTCATCATCGACGGCGTTTTACGGCATCGATGTTGTGACGGCGGATATCGTCTACATTTGCGGCACGTATGCCACCGGCGGCAACAGCATCTACTTCACCAGCAACGGCACCAGCGCCTCGCCGACCTGGAGCGGTACTGCGACCGCCTCGCCTTTTTACAGCATCACAATGATCAACAGCACCTGGGGCTATGCGGTCGGCAGCTCCTCGAAATATTATCAAACCACCAATGGCACAACCTTCTCATCGGTCGCGAGCAGCGGCCTGCCGAGCGGCATGTCGGTTTGGGACGTGTCGTGGAATGCAAACACGCAGCGGCTTTATCTCGCCGGCTTCACCGGCTCGAGCGGCTCGTATGTGCCACGCATCTACCGCACCGGTGTGATGACCAGCTCGGCGGCTTCGGACGTGGTCACCGCGATGACGGTCAATCTGCCGAGCAACAGCCGTCTCTACTCTTTGGATGCCGAAACTTCCTCCGCTGCTTCCGGCGGCGACAAAACGCAAATTGCCTATTACGGCGCACTCGGCGTGGTGAAGCAGGCAGCGCCGGCTGATGCAGAGGTCGCGACGGCACCCGTGACGGCTTATGAATTGCTGGCCAACTATCCGAACCCATTCAATCCGACGACGACGATCACTTACCAAATTCCACAACCCGGTCGTGTCACGCTGCAGATTTTCAACATGCTCGGGCAGGTGGTGCGGACGCTGGTTGATGCGGAAGTCGCTGCCGGCGCGCACACGGTGGTTTGGGATGGCCGCGACAGCGAGGGCGGGCAGGTTGCGAGTGGGGTGTATCTTTATCGCCTCCAGGCGGATAAAGTGGTGCTGACCAGGAAGATGTTGCTCGCCAAGTAG
- a CDS encoding M23 family metallopeptidase, with amino-acid sequence MPKRSQQMVKRAWPLQAAPTLIDYGYHGVSNFVDLDSAFPNQLRDYNCGTRSYDLASGSNHQGIDYFLWPFMWKKMDENAVAIVAAAEDVIVLKQDGQFDRNCSFGGGAWKAVYVERGDGSIAWYGNMKSNSLTPRSVGERVGAGEYVGLVGSSGNSTGPHLHFELHDASGQLIDPCAGPCNPTTTTSWWLE; translated from the coding sequence TTGCCGAAGCGTTCACAACAAATGGTGAAGCGGGCGTGGCCGTTGCAGGCGGCGCCGACATTGATCGATTACGGCTATCACGGCGTCTCGAATTTCGTCGATCTCGATTCCGCCTTTCCCAATCAGTTGCGGGATTACAACTGCGGCACGCGCAGCTACGATCTGGCGAGCGGGTCCAACCATCAGGGGATCGATTATTTCCTGTGGCCGTTCATGTGGAAGAAGATGGATGAGAATGCGGTGGCAATCGTGGCCGCCGCCGAGGACGTGATCGTCCTCAAGCAAGACGGGCAGTTCGACCGCAATTGCAGCTTCGGCGGCGGGGCATGGAAGGCGGTGTATGTCGAGCGCGGTGACGGTTCAATTGCCTGGTACGGGAACATGAAGAGCAACTCGCTCACGCCCAGGAGCGTGGGCGAGCGGGTGGGGGCGGGCGAATATGTGGGTCTGGTCGGCAGCTCGGGCAATTCCACCGGCCCGCATCTGCACTTCGAGTTGCATGACGCCAGCGGTCAACTGATTGATCCCTGCGCCGGACCTTGCAACCCGACCACCACGACTTCCTGGTGGCTGGAATAG
- a CDS encoding metalloregulator ArsR/SmtB family transcription factor, which produces MFSEDRHAVCEIEYVDQARVQKAAAKIAGHHRITRLAEIFKVLSDPMRLKIILALQRTELCVCDLASLLGVTRPAVSHHLRFLRAVRLVKYRRAGKMAYYSLDDEHIERLIKVAAAHVAESRRVQARGRQPRVKAAKV; this is translated from the coding sequence ATGTTTTCCGAAGACCGCCACGCGGTTTGCGAGATCGAATATGTCGATCAGGCGCGGGTGCAAAAAGCCGCCGCCAAAATTGCCGGTCATCACCGCATCACCCGGCTCGCGGAGATTTTCAAGGTCTTGAGCGATCCCATGCGTCTCAAGATCATTCTGGCGCTGCAACGCACCGAGTTGTGCGTCTGCGATCTTGCCAGCCTGCTGGGCGTCACCCGGCCGGCGGTTTCCCATCATCTGCGTTTTCTGCGCGCGGTGCGTTTGGTGAAATATCGCCGCGCCGGCAAGATGGCATATTACTCCCTGGATGACGAGCACATCGAGCGCCTGATCAAAGTTGCCGCCGCGCATGTGGCGGAAAGCCGGCGGGTTCAGGCCCGGGGCCGGCAGCCGCGTGTCAAAGCTGCAAAGGTGTGA
- a CDS encoding cation-translocating P-type ATPase → MDKATDTLTHEEITVAGVHCAGCARTIESAVTQMPGVDSVAVNFANGRVKVSFDKSRQNLARIKERIESAGFQVKHEHRRVQHEARAPFWQTPEVAAVALSGVLLGIGLLVDFFARAAFLDIFGLTFHVATPVLLLALLAGAWHFAPKGLRAVRLLALDINFLMTLAIAGAILIGEYVEAASLAFLYSLAELLEGYAVERARRSLRYLTQIAPAQAAVMREGREQTVDVHEVRVGETIIARPGERIALDGVVVAGASSVNQSPITGESMPLDKRPGDEVYAGSLNEQGYLEIRITRPAQDTTLSRIIEMVEEAENQKAPSAKFIDRFARVYTPAVVLLAVGIAIVPPLFFHGDFKLWFEKALTLLVISCPCALVISTPVAVISAITGAARNGVLIKGGIHLENMAQVRVMAFDKTGTLTSGRLVVTDVLPRNGLSRAELLQLAASLEQRSEHPIAQAILQAAAGLPRHLVSEFKNTAGRGLQGRINGAQYRIGAAEMFAGEPDALTLAQLQELHAQGKSTMLIGSDYEIAGIIAVADRLRENAGAVVAEIHRLGLETIMLSGDNALTARAIARAAGLAESRAELLPEAKVDEIRKLQAQFGKVAMVGDGINDAPALATAEVGIAMGAAGSDAALETADIALMGDDLGRLPYLITLSRRARRIIKQNVWTSLVLKLALGLAVFPGWTTLVIAVLCGDMGATLAVIGNAMRLAGFKPADFH, encoded by the coding sequence ATGGACAAAGCGACCGACACACTCACGCACGAAGAGATCACGGTGGCCGGCGTGCATTGCGCCGGCTGTGCCCGCACGATCGAATCCGCGGTCACGCAGATGCCGGGGGTCGATTCCGTTGCCGTCAATTTTGCGAACGGCAGGGTCAAAGTCAGTTTCGACAAAAGCCGGCAAAACCTGGCGCGCATCAAAGAGCGCATTGAAAGCGCCGGTTTTCAGGTCAAACATGAACACCGCCGCGTCCAACACGAAGCGCGTGCCCCCTTCTGGCAAACACCCGAGGTTGCGGCGGTGGCCCTTTCCGGTGTGCTGCTGGGGATCGGTTTGCTGGTCGATTTTTTCGCCCGCGCAGCCTTCCTGGATATTTTCGGTCTCACATTTCATGTTGCCACGCCGGTTTTGCTGCTGGCCCTGCTTGCCGGCGCCTGGCATTTTGCGCCCAAGGGGCTGCGGGCGGTGCGCCTGCTGGCGCTGGACATCAACTTTCTCATGACGCTGGCCATCGCCGGCGCCATTTTGATCGGGGAGTACGTCGAAGCTGCCAGCCTGGCCTTTTTGTATTCGCTGGCGGAGCTCCTGGAGGGTTACGCGGTGGAACGTGCGCGCCGCTCGCTCAGATACCTCACGCAAATTGCCCCGGCGCAGGCGGCGGTCATGCGCGAGGGCCGCGAGCAGACGGTTGACGTGCATGAAGTCAGGGTGGGGGAGACCATCATTGCGCGGCCGGGCGAGCGCATTGCGCTCGATGGTGTGGTGGTGGCCGGGGCCTCCAGTGTCAACCAGTCGCCGATCACCGGCGAATCCATGCCGCTCGACAAGCGGCCGGGCGATGAAGTCTATGCCGGCAGCCTCAACGAGCAGGGGTATCTCGAAATTCGCATCACCCGGCCGGCGCAGGACACCACGCTGTCGCGCATCATCGAAATGGTCGAGGAAGCGGAGAACCAAAAGGCGCCGAGTGCCAAGTTCATCGACCGGTTCGCCCGCGTTTACACGCCCGCAGTGGTGCTGCTGGCTGTGGGGATTGCCATCGTGCCGCCGCTGTTTTTCCACGGCGATTTCAAGCTGTGGTTTGAAAAGGCGCTGACCCTGCTGGTGATTTCCTGTCCCTGTGCGCTGGTGATCTCCACCCCGGTGGCGGTGATTTCGGCGATCACCGGCGCGGCACGCAACGGCGTGTTGATCAAGGGTGGCATCCACCTGGAGAACATGGCACAGGTGCGGGTCATGGCTTTCGACAAAACCGGCACGCTCACCAGCGGCCGGCTGGTGGTGACCGACGTGCTGCCCCGCAACGGCCTCTCCCGGGCGGAGCTGTTGCAGCTTGCCGCTTCACTCGAGCAGCGCAGCGAGCATCCCATCGCACAGGCCATTCTGCAGGCTGCCGCCGGCCTGCCGCGTCATTTGGTGTCAGAATTCAAAAACACGGCGGGCCGGGGTTTGCAGGGCCGCATCAATGGCGCGCAATATCGCATCGGCGCGGCCGAAATGTTCGCCGGTGAGCCGGACGCGCTGACGCTGGCGCAATTGCAGGAGCTGCACGCCCAGGGCAAATCCACCATGCTGATTGGCAGCGATTATGAAATAGCCGGCATCATCGCGGTGGCGGACCGGCTGCGGGAAAATGCCGGCGCCGTGGTGGCGGAGATTCACCGGCTCGGCCTCGAGACGATCATGCTGTCGGGCGACAATGCCCTCACCGCGCGCGCGATTGCGCGGGCGGCCGGTCTGGCAGAGTCGCGTGCCGAGTTGCTGCCCGAAGCCAAGGTTGATGAGATCAGGAAACTGCAGGCGCAATTCGGCAAAGTGGCCATGGTGGGCGATGGCATCAACGATGCGCCGGCACTGGCGACGGCGGAAGTCGGCATTGCCATGGGCGCCGCCGGCAGCGATGCCGCGCTCGAAACCGCGGACATCGCGCTGATGGGCGATGACCTGGGCAGGCTGCCTTATCTCATCACACTGAGCCGGCGGGCGCGCCGAATCATCAAACAAAACGTGTGGACTTCGCTGGTGCTCAAGCTGGCGCTTGGACTGGCAGTGTTTCCGGGGTGGACGACGCTGGTCATTGCGGTGCTGTGTGGCGACATGGGCGCGACACTGGCGGTGATCGGCAACGCCATGCGCCTGGCGGGATTCAAGCCGGCTGATTTTCACTGA
- a CDS encoding dipeptidase: MLFLAGVVAAQPLRTGAGGASETAARLHAQALVIDAHLDVLYHLSRTGSRADLSQRRASGHFDFVRAREGGLDASFFAIFVSNRFNATPDGAFREAQRLLEMLQRLLAANACSAGLAGTPEEVRRLVQAGKHAVILSLENGTPIGRDLSRLQHFYQQGIRYLTLCHNQDNQICDSSYDNRRTHRGLSAFGKQVVAEMNRLGMMIDVSHVSDEAFWQVLQLSQSPVIASHSGLRKFRSFQRNLSDEMLLALKKNGGVVCLNFGAMFLSEDYRRRRQTLQDVVKHIDHAVRLIGADHVGLGSDFDGVDEMPAGLEDVSCYPRLTAALLQHGYTAEEIEKITGGNLLRVWQANLDRRQP; the protein is encoded by the coding sequence ATGCTTTTCCTCGCCGGTGTTGTTGCGGCGCAGCCCCTGCGCACCGGTGCCGGCGGGGCGAGTGAAACCGCGGCACGCCTCCATGCGCAAGCGCTGGTGATCGACGCACACCTCGACGTTCTCTATCACCTGAGCAGAACCGGCTCGCGCGCCGATCTCTCGCAACGGCGAGCGAGCGGGCATTTCGATTTCGTACGCGCCCGGGAGGGCGGGTTGGATGCCTCCTTCTTCGCGATTTTTGTCTCCAATCGCTTCAACGCCACGCCGGATGGTGCCTTCCGCGAGGCGCAGCGCCTGCTCGAGATGCTGCAACGCCTGCTGGCTGCCAATGCCTGCAGCGCCGGCCTGGCCGGCACTCCCGAGGAGGTGAGGCGCCTGGTTCAGGCCGGCAAACACGCCGTGATTCTCAGCCTGGAAAACGGCACGCCCATCGGCCGTGATCTCAGCCGGCTGCAACACTTCTATCAACAAGGCATTCGTTACCTCACCCTCTGCCACAATCAGGACAATCAAATCTGCGATTCCTCCTATGACAACCGCCGCACCCATCGCGGCTTGAGCGCTTTCGGCAAACAGGTGGTGGCGGAGATGAACCGTCTCGGGATGATGATTGACGTATCGCATGTTTCGGACGAAGCGTTCTGGCAGGTGCTGCAGCTCTCGCAATCGCCGGTGATTGCCTCGCACTCGGGCCTGCGAAAATTCCGCTCCTTTCAACGCAACCTGTCGGACGAGATGCTGCTCGCCTTGAAAAAAAATGGCGGGGTGGTTTGCCTCAATTTCGGTGCGATGTTCCTGAGCGAGGATTACCGCCGCCGTCGGCAAACGCTGCAGGACGTCGTCAAACACATCGATCATGCCGTGCGACTGATCGGCGCCGATCATGTTGGTTTGGGCAGCGACTTTGACGGCGTGGATGAAATGCCGGCCGGCCTGGAGGATGTGAGCTGTTATCCCCGGCTGACAGCCGCGCTGTTGCAGCACGGCTACACCGCGGAAGAGATCGAGAAGATCACCGGCGGCAACCTGCTGCGTGTCTGGCAGGCCAATCTTGACCGCCGCCAGCCTTGA
- a CDS encoding serpin family protein — MKTKRHVLAALCGLSLLLLQCEHRLAAPDNRIFRELTPLEKQLVTSDNRFGLQLFREVVRQEPDGNIFLSPLSVAMALGMALNGAGGETFEAMKNTLALDGLSLEEINQSCQSLIALLMQLDPQVQFQIANSIWHRQEMTFAQDFIHRNKTYFNARVSGVDFNAPATLDLINAWVRENTHGRISQIVEKIRPEEVMFLINAIYFKGAWTYRFDPANTQADWFTTGNGEKRACRMMNHYKIVLPHLRTDLFQAVDLPYGDAGFRMTILLPHPGVPVASLCAALTAENWARWQAGFTPRELMLALPKFSMTCEMSLNEVLQQLGMAIAFNEHADFSRISATERLYITEVKHKTFVEVDENGTTAAAATSVGIGVVSAPPAFRVDRPFLFLIRDRHSQTILFIGKIEYPQ, encoded by the coding sequence ATGAAAACCAAACGGCACGTGCTTGCGGCGCTGTGCGGGCTCAGCCTGCTGCTGCTGCAATGCGAGCACCGCCTCGCCGCGCCGGACAACCGCATTTTTCGCGAGCTGACTCCGCTCGAGAAACAACTGGTCACGTCGGACAATCGCTTCGGCTTGCAGCTCTTTCGCGAAGTGGTGCGGCAGGAGCCGGACGGGAACATTTTTCTCTCCCCGTTGAGTGTGGCCATGGCGCTGGGCATGGCGTTGAACGGCGCCGGCGGTGAAACCTTTGAGGCCATGAAAAATACTTTGGCACTGGACGGTCTCTCGCTGGAGGAGATCAATCAATCCTGCCAAAGCCTGATCGCACTGCTCATGCAGCTCGACCCGCAGGTGCAGTTCCAAATTGCCAACTCAATCTGGCACCGCCAGGAGATGACCTTCGCACAGGATTTCATCCATCGCAACAAAACCTATTTCAATGCGCGCGTCAGCGGCGTCGACTTCAATGCGCCTGCCACCCTCGACCTCATCAACGCCTGGGTGCGGGAGAACACCCACGGCCGTATTTCACAAATCGTCGAGAAAATCCGGCCGGAAGAAGTGATGTTCCTGATCAATGCGATATACTTCAAGGGCGCATGGACCTATCGCTTCGACCCGGCCAACACGCAGGCGGACTGGTTCACCACCGGCAACGGTGAGAAGCGGGCCTGCCGGATGATGAATCATTACAAAATCGTTCTCCCGCATCTGCGCACGGATCTTTTTCAGGCGGTGGATCTGCCCTATGGCGATGCCGGCTTCCGCATGACCATTCTGCTCCCCCACCCGGGCGTTCCCGTCGCTTCCCTGTGCGCCGCCCTGACCGCGGAAAACTGGGCCCGCTGGCAGGCCGGTTTCACACCACGCGAGCTGATGCTGGCCCTGCCCAAATTCAGCATGACCTGCGAAATGAGCCTGAACGAGGTTTTGCAGCAACTCGGAATGGCAATTGCCTTCAACGAGCACGCCGATTTCAGCAGAATCTCCGCCACCGAACGTTTGTACATCACCGAAGTCAAGCACAAAACTTTCGTGGAAGTGGACGAAAACGGCACCACCGCGGCGGCCGCAACCTCGGTGGGGATCGGCGTGGTTTCAGCCCCTCCCGCCTTCCGCGTCGACCGGCCGTTTCTCTTTCTTATTCGTGACCGTCACTCGCAAACGATCTTGTTCATCGGCAAAATCGAGTATCCGCAATAA